The genomic segment ggggtttggtgtgaagttgttcccagtggtgttgatgggaaccagacatccaaagcgttttgtgcctctaaaagctccttcacagaacgTTATTTAGGCTtgatctacactcttaaaaaagatggttcttcaggggctcattagttaagaaaatggttccatatagaaccatggacactcaaagaacccttagcatgattaaagggttctggAGATGGTAAATGTgctgcaaatggttctatacagaacctttttgaatattgttacaatgtcaagcttgttgcaatagaagaaccatgttcaaaaaggttctacatagaaccatctatagcacattctccatcaatccgagGAGCCCTTtttaagaaccctttaatcatgcaaagagttctttgaatgttcagggttctatatacaacctttattcaagaacccttgaagaacagaGTTTAGTCacctataaataaatatgcGCTGTGGTAGGACATTTCAACAATGTACACTCTTTTAAATAATGGCTCTTTAAGGGTTCcttaataaaaaacaatggttctatatagaaccatgaacacacaaagaaccctttgcatgattaaatgtttttttttttttgtagcacagagctcttcagattgatggagaatgtgctggagGTGGTTCTGTGTGGAACCTATTTGAATAATAAGTTGGATAtagtaacaatagaagaaactATTTCAgttaggttctatatagaaccaccttcatcgcattctccatcattctgaagagcTCTTTagtgatgcaaagaaccgtttaattCTTTGGGCAATCacgcttctatatagaaccattttcggTACTgcagaacacttgaagaaccatgtttttaaagcGTGTACGACACCGGATTAGCGCCACTACACTGTTCTGCCAGCAGATGGCGCTGCGCTGCTGTGATGATGCAACTGTACGGCTCAGACACCCGCCCATAGAAAGGCACCAGCAGCCGTGTTACGCCTGGGTCTCCGCGGCGTGACCGTGATGCTCAAGCCGACCTGAAGGGATATTTACACTAAAAAACCCCACAAACGCACCGCGACCCCCGAAGAAAAGCTGCCTCAGCCCCCCGCCTCACTGCGTGCAGTTATGTCTCTGAGGCGCTGCCCTCTCTCGCCATGGCTGAAGTCGCAGCGTACCTGCTCCTCTTCGTTGTGCTGATTTTCTGTGAGGATGGGGAGCTGGGGGGCGCTCGGGCTGGCCTGCTCCCCCACGGCCCTGCCTCGCCAACCCGGGACAATGGCAGCAACGCGGCCACGGCTTCGCCCACCGAGCCTGCAGGTAGAGACACGGCACAACAGCGCTTTagcaccacagacacacacgggcTTTTCCAGCCTACGCGCTCTCATCAGCACCGCCACCACAATCTCTCACTCAGCGCGGCTGGACTGTGGGTGGCTCTCCCTCACCGACGCGGCCTGGGTGTATTATTTCAGCAGCGATGAAAGCGAGACGTTGATATTAGGGCTAATATTAGGGTGGCGTCGATCTAATAGCTCTGGTTGTTTGGTGAAAAGGGCTGGGTGTATTATTTCCAGCAGCGACAGTAAACGGTACCGGAGCTTTACGGGCTGGTGATGTGCTGTGAGGGATAAATAAGTGATGAGGCTGCGCTGTAACATCCCGGCTCAGGTTTCATGTCTGGTTTGGTTGGTGATGCACGTTTAcagctgcagtgtttgtgtaggGTGGTGGAGTCTATGGGCTGCTGTGAGTGACCCTTTGGGGAAAGGCTGATGTAGAAGAATAGGCCCCCATATGTTACTGTAACAGGCCCGTATAATAGATTTAAAGGCACAGGCAGTCATTTCTCAGAATGTTTACACCACTTTCGTGCTTGTTTTGAGGAAAACCCTTCATATGGTTCATTGTCCAGGCAAATCAGACTCCAACTTTCATACAATAAATTACTAATTACCAttttatacactcttaaaaaagacggctcttctgtggttctttagtaagtgcaatggttctgtttagatgTCTAAAAGCTTTTCATGGTTCTTGGTAgaaccggggtcctctctgcgtggagtttgcatgttctccccgtgtctgcgtgggtttcctctgggttctccagtttcctcccacagtccaaagacatgcagtcaggccaattggacatactGAATCGCCcatgggtgtgaatgtgtgagtgactgtctgtgtctgtctgtctgccctgcggtggactggcgacctgtccagggtgtatcctgccttccgcccgaagactgctgggggcacactagggggcagttagcacacttgtccagagcggtgggcagccctatccatggtgcccggggagcaattgggggtcagGTGCCTTGCTGTCAGCCAAGGAGAtgaaaccagcgaccttctggtaagaaggctggttccctgacctccagcctcCGACTGCCCCAgttgcctttactgaagaaccattgagaAGCCAtgtgttttaagagtgtacgttctttagcaaagtggtggtttcaccatgcaaagaaccatttaaatgcgcaaatggttctatatagaactcctGGTTCCAGACAGAATAAatccctttactgaagaacccctgaagCACCATCTCTTTGAGAGTGTAGGTTCTTGTATTCTGAGATTCTGTTTGAGCACCAAGGCTAAAATCCTTCCTTACACAGTTCAGAATTTTTATTACTCACTctaaaaaatgatggttctttgagggttcttcgGTAGAGAAAACGGTTCTAatcagaaccatgaacactctaagaactctttgcatgattaaagggttctttgtgttgtGATAggttcagattgatgcagaatgtgatggtggagatggttctatgtagaacctttgtgaaaagggctcttctgtcacaagcttgacatttttcaaaaaggttctatatagccaTGTACTTCaatcatgaaaagggttctttgagtgttcatggttctatatagaaccgttttctttattaaagaagccTTGGAAAAGCATTTTAAGGATTTTTTTATTGCAGACATTACAGTAACTCTACAGTAATAAAAGGCCATATAGTTTGTAAGcctgttttgtttacattacgTTCCTATTATGCAACCAAATTGATGGAGGCCTAACACAAATAGTGCCTCAAAAAATGTTAatcttacaggagaaggcaagcACGTTGTTAGAGAGGAACTCCACCAACTAGTTCAGCATTTCGGCATAATGAAGTTAAAATGTGAACGACGTATTCAGAGGTCTAGACACActtggtcacagtggtggtgataggaaccagacgtccaaggCGTTTTATGCCTATAAAGCTTCCTCAcggaaagttattacatgaaagtAAGAAtgcctgagacgctgttttacaCTAGTTTTGACATAATATTTGTGTAATAATATTCAGTCCCAGCaactgaattacacagaaattttgaaaaatcgctccatttggaccatttctattggcccatccatcatgaaatgttgGCACAGTGTAAAAGACTGTGTTCAAAAGGTttggataaaataaaatatacaacagATGATATGATGCATGGTCTAGGCCAGGGTGGGGAGGGTTGGAGTGAGTTGAAGGTACTTTTGTACAGTAAAACGTACAGTGATTTTTCCATTTCTTGCGTTCTGAGCTTTAATAAAAGTTGAGATCCTCCCTCAAATGTTTCATTGCCAAAAAATGCGCATGTACTTAAAGAATGACCATAGgctttttactgtaaatgtcaGGTTAGATATTCTTGGTGATTTACACTCAGATTATTAATTGATACAATTTCAAATGAGGATAAGTTCAACCCACGTTCAGCAAATCGGGATAATCATTGTGATGCACTTTGAGACCGGATTGGTAGAGGTCTGCGTACGGGTGCAGCTTTCTGCTCATTTCGCTTATGACAGTTGGCACTTTGATCTATTTTTAAGTCTCTCTGACGGAGCTGGGGTCTGTCTCATTATTATTTCATGGTGAAGATAAGGTTAAAGCAGGATTCCTACTGCTATCAATAAATAACAGCAGACAATGCAAACTAGCCCcaaaaagcagtttttttaaCTGTTGACAAGAAATTTCATTTGCAGGTATTTCACTGCAGTTTGTTCCACCCTTTCCGTTTCTAAAGTTTCCCGTTTTCATACAGCATATCAGTTTACTTAACTGAAAGTCACCCTAACGCCGCTCATCACTTCCTTCCAGAGTCATCCTCTCTGACTCTGAAGGTGTGGGTGAAGGATGCGTCCAGCCAGCGGTACCTGAGCGGGGCCCAAGTCCGAGTGTTTGTGAACGGATCTCAGCTGCACTCCAGCCAGACCCAGGAGAACGGAGAGGTCCTGCTGACCGTTTCCTACCAACTCGGAGTCACCCTGACCCTGGTAGCCAGCATGGACGCCTATGTACCTGCTCAGCTCCCCTGGAAGACCACCAAGATGCCCAGTAAGTCTGttaccctgttttatttaatgtttccaAAATGTTGGGTCTAAAGGGACCCTGAGCATTTAATGTTATTCATGTTATGTGATGttctgtagtgcagtgtttcCTCACCGCTTTGACAGAAATCATGATTTTGTGTCCTCTTTgtattctctcactacaatacccaacATGCATTGCACAAAATATGTCATGCAATCATTGGAGTCCCATCATGATCATAAGAAAGATCCAGGCTAATAAAGACAGACACAATAGCACTAACCTGCCTTCTTTCTACATTAGTCAGCATGTCTGGGAAAAGAAGCCATTTCAAACAGCCTGCCTTCAAATATCCATCCCACAATGGATCTGTGAAGCTTTTCCAAAGTTCTTTCATACCTTCGATATACATCTATATATCGATATAAATCGATATagatttatttttctgcatcattatATTTCTTATCTGATTTGGAATTTGTCACATTGCATTGAAAACCAGAATAAAACGCAAACACAACATTAACATTCTCAGTTACATTAGACAACTTCACCCAAAGCTCAGTGTGTTGGAAACCCATTAGGAGAAGAGATTACACTGATATCTTATTCCTCCAGTAAGATCTTTGTTTTGCCCATATTCACTCCCTCCTGCCATCAGATGACTGTGTTCCAGGACAATGCCTCTGAGTTTAAACAATGGCTTCACACACTGCTGTGAGAGAAGGTTTTCTGTGAGCTGCTCTGACATCACGCTGGCCTGTTTTCTAACACTCACAAGGCACAAATTACCTTTACATGCCAAACACTGATACCAACACTAACGTAATTCAGGCAAAGCTGGGGGTGTCAGATCTGACCTGGACTTATTTTTCATGTTCTGTTTCAGTATTTTCTGCTGTTACCATGTCCCTGGTCCCGCAAACCCAAGGCAACATCTGGCTCTTTGAAGACACTGTGTTGATAACAAGAAAAACATCTGGTGCGTACACATGCTGAACCtagtttgagtttttgtttatttgttatttatttatttatttctgggGAAAACTTGGATTTCTGGATGAATGAAAGAATACATTGTGTGATATCACTTATGGGGCACATAAATCAAATGAAAGGTCATTTTAGATTCATTGGACAGTTTTGTGTCGTAGTTTTTTAAGGGAGTTTTGGGATTTTGTCTTTCACAACTTCAGAGGTTTACTTCAGATTGAGTTGGCAGtgttgtttctgtgtgtaaacAGTGCGCTTAGAGACTTAAATCAAATCCTTCCACTAATGTTACTTTCAAAATGCTTGACCCGACACTTACGTTAACACTATTTCTCTTAAAGATTTGTCATCTCAGCCAAGTGTCCAGTTCCCCAAGAGTCTCCTTTCGCTCCCAGAGAACACGAGCATCTCCATGGTGACTGCCTATCTGACCGTTCCAACCCCACCCCCAGAGAAAGACAATCATTTCTGTACAGTGGGGGTCCTCAACAACAAAGGAGGTACGCAGACTGAAAGCATGTTAATGACTGCAGAGGaatcagtgagtgtgtttacatgcacttaataatccaataactgcataACATTAGATTTTGTTAGTAATCTGAtcaatacatttacatgcactagtaatcagataatggggaaactccccagtaatcagatttctgctctaCAACCAGCCAGACTCACAGACGTTTACGCAAACGTAATGTAAAATTCAAACTTTATGAtgtggcttttttaaaaaacattgcaccactttaccttaaaatatgaacatcatctggaagatgaagaatatttaatgcttcatttcgtcaagcatgtagttttagtgtcgctccaaaagtgttttgctgcttaTTTCGGGTACTGCTGTTTTCGCACATCTGCAGAccgagaaatcagaaagaagagtgtgatgtgctgagaaatcttgattactgagctaaaatccagctctctttattggatttcttaatcagatttgtAGATTTCTAGACCTAGAGTCTAAGAAAttggagtgtgctgtttacatgaccatttgaatgatCAGGtgactgcagaaatctgattatgatcagattattgagtgcactCACTGACGTTCCCAGAGTAAGTAATCAAAGATCAGAAGGTACTCGAAGGAAAACTGAAGTTCAGCAGGCTGTTTTTAATGGATTCATTGTTGGCCAGGTCAAGTCAGCGATGACTACAGTCTCTTAGTCAGTGTTCCATTGATTAAATACTAATATTGAGTAATTAGCATAATTGATTAAACAGTATGTTAGGTCTGCTGGCCTCTACATTAAACCAATGTAACTAAACCCTTTCAACTGCAGGAGCCTGTATGCatgaaaataatcaaaatttAAATAGGGGTCACAATGCTGGTAAGATAAAATCGAATtaagatattttccccaaatcattcTGCCCAGTCACCTCCAGctaattaaaggaatagttcataGTTCAATAGGATGACTTACTGTAAGTTATAAAAATGAAGTTCACCACTACAGACAGTCATTTCAGACAACACCGGGCTCTGGTAATCACAGAGCAGGATGATCTTGGATCAGATTCCTCCATGTTTATTGCCGTCATTGCCACAAAGACTGATTTTAGTTCACCACTTCACTTcttaaaaaagctaaatttggGCTCCATTGTTAAATGCAGGAATTGCTGAGTCATTCCTTTAACTTCTTCAGTAGTCCTTGATTGGCTAGATCAGATGCATAGTGTTAGGTAAAAGTTGGATTCAGGTTATACCTAAACAGGAGTTTAGATCCtgaggtagatctccaggacgaGGGTTGGTGGCCACTGCAGTAGACCATAAACTTCTATATATCTACAGAACAAACTGTTCATAAATCAGAGTATATTTCTCTCAAGTTTCAGGATACAGGACTGTGAAATTGTGCCCTGTGGCAATGCTCAGCACTCAGTTGCTGTCCGGTGGGAAAGAGATTGACATCAGAGGGCCTATTCAGCTCACAATTCCCTTACCGTACCACACCCACTTCCAAGCCTCCGACTCCCTTCCTGCCTGGACTTTTGACAAGACCACAGGTTGGTGGAGAACAAAAAAGCAGATGCGATTAGCTTATACAATGTAAATAATGGCAAATGTCTTCATAGTCTTGTCCCTTGAGCCCTGCCATTTCCAACAACTGAGGGTGGCTTGCACTGTTTTGCATAATTTTCTATGCTCATTGAAGCCTTTTCTGTAATCTCAGAAGGTCTCAGACTTGCCTTCTGGTTTTCCAATGAATTAGCATATTCTTTTGATGTAGGTACCTGGGTGAAAAAGGGCTTCGGCTCTGTTAGGAGGGAACGAAATGGATTGGTCTGGACTTATGTGGCTCCTCACCTTGGAAACTGGATCGCAGCACCATCTCCATCTTCCAGTGGTAAGCCGGAAAATCGATATGTCTCAAAACAAGAGCGGTCATTTTCCACATAGCATAGGATCCATGCATAGCCCATAAACAAGGCTATGGTTATAATCCGTGTCATCACTGAAGGCTAATATGAACAGAGCCTCGAGTGTTTATCTCTTTTCTTGTACATTTCCAACCCAGTAACCAGATTTGTGTTTGCAAAAATCTAGGTTACTTGGGACATGCAACTTCGATGGATTTCATCTCATACCATACATACCTTCTTGTGGGCATCTTGGGCGGTACACTAGTGATCGTCATTGGATTTTTATCTGTGATCTTATGTCACTGCAGGTAAGAGATCACTTTTACCACCAACTTCGCCCTGTTGGACTATTGGTTTCTTATAATTACACtcaccctaactttaaccttaaaTTTGATGCATCTAATCTCGTCTTAAAGTCAATGCaaagcctaaccctaaccataaccttgTTCCCTGTGCTGATAAGCTAAgattgtttttgtaatttttttgttttcgtCAACTACTCAGCAGTGTCCGTCTGTAGATGACTTTCCACGTAAGGTagcatttctttttctgtttgctcTGCAGAGATTTAAACCATGTGACTGAGCGAAGACGACGGAACTCCACCAAACTGTCTGTTCTAAAGAAAGACCAGACCACATCCACCAGCTCGGATGAAGTCCCTGAGCCTTTGTACCACAGTGGGGACAGGTCTTACCCAATGGCCTCAAGAGGTGTAGGCCATCCCGATGTGTCAGCCTCCCCTCGACACCAGGCCAACTATAACATCTACGTTGAAAATGTATGTAGGCCTGTGGGTAATCTATATGAGAACATTGGAACTGCAGGCCTAGAGAGCCTTAGGGCTCCGGTACCCAACTTGTATGTGAACAGTGATGAAGTAGCAAGGCTTCGAGAGATGTCTGAAAAGAGTACCTCTTGGCAAGCTCCTGGAGAGAGTGTGGTATATCGAGACAAGTTGTTCCACATCTACAACCAGCCTGTGGCCGTTGTTCAAGCTCCAGAGCTCTTCACTGCCCAGGGACAAACTGATTCTACTGGAAGCAGATGCGCCACCTTTCCTCGGAATGGCATGGAACACGGAGCACAGGCTGAGCGCAACTTCAAAGACAGTTTCACCCAGACGTTGCCCAAAGTCCCACAGCAGGACAGCGATGAGCAGCCTGCTTTGGAGGGCCCACAAACCTCTACTGCCAATCCAGGAATTTGGGGCCGCTACAGTCACCTGCTTGAGTCTGTCTCTGTTCCGGGTACCCTGAATGAGGCAGCTGGAATGGGTCCATTCCACGGTGAGCTTCAGGGAATCTCTGAACAGACCTTGCTGGAGCTCTCCAAAGCCAAGCCTTCTCCCCATCCTCCTCGGGCATGGTTTGTGTCCCTGGATGGTAAACCAGCAGCCCAAGTCCGTCACTCTGTAATCGAGCTCCAGGGGAGGCACCGGCCAGGCAGCAGCAACGACACcagcctggactctggggtggatATGAATGAGCTACAGCAATCGGTACGGAAGAATGACCGGGAGGGACCCTCCATCACCAACATGCCCAAAGCAGTAGGGGGTCGTGGCCATGAGGAACAGGACTTGAGCAGTAGTGAAATCGGAAGTCCCGAGGATGCATCCCTGAGGAACACCCTAGAGGGTAGCAGCGCAGCCATTCCAAACATCCCTGAGGATAAGGACGCAGGTGACACATCCAGTGAATCCAGATCCACCCCGCCGCCTCGCAGGCTGCGAAAGGTACGGGACAAAAAGCCTGATAAGAAAGCAACTCGACACATGAGGGAGGAGAGGCCTCAAACAAAACGCTAGCCAGCCTTTGTGGAGCTTTTCGGTGTTCGCCAAATATACCTGGTTCATCAGTTCATCAAATATACCTTGATCAACTTGCCTTATTATATTGTCATCAGGAAGGGTGTCGCAattgataaaaacaaaaacaaccggTCTTTACCTTTGGAGCATAGCTTTCTAAAAGTGAATTTCTGTGGTATCTCTAATTTTGCTGCATCCAACTGTTGGCCAGTGTGTCACAATAGCTTCACTGCTCACTCCAGCGTGTCATTGCCCGTGTCACGTTTGTACAAAGTCCTATGTTTACATAGTAAGAGTGCATTGCAGTAGCGTACATATTACATTCAGAATcaacttttttttcactgtgagCACAATGTCTATACCTACAAAGCTTTTTTAAGCTGATGAAGAGCGTGCATACTGAAAAGGATGGTTGTAATGGCATAATGATAATGGAATGCTTTGTACACTTGAAGtcgtctttcttttttaagttcAGGTACAAATGTGAAATAACATGAAATCCAGTAAATAAGCAATTTGGAATGTTGTGAGACAACAATAACCATCGTATTTTCCTCATGTCTGTAACCAGTACATGAAGGATATAAAATTTTGgcattcaggaaaaaaaactgaaaaaaacaaagtgcaCTAGAACTGGAATTTTTAATAAGAGGCCTTTGAGGTCATAGATTGTTTCACACACTTAATATTGTTTATACTTTTTGAAATTGCATGCAGTTCATTGTgaaggtttttttcccccattggATGATATGATGTGTTCTATGTGAGAATGTAGCAGCAAACACCAGAGATCTGGCTCAGGTTATGTCTTCTTTTACCAAGGCTTTTATTCTGAATACTTCAAAGCTGTAAGTAAAATGCTTAAAAGGCCATAGTTCAAGCACGTCATGATGTTTTTGTGTGCATAGATGTTTTGATGGGTGATATTAATTCACGAAAGTGACCAGTAGGCTATAATGTAATCACTTGCTGAATGtctgatatttttttctttttttagtgtAGCACTCATATTTTGTTGACGATTAGAAAGAAACACTGGTAGACTGTTACCAAGTAGCAGAAGTGTGTGGACCGAGTTTTGGAAGGCAGTTTGATTTTGGCATTATGACGATAAAATAGTGATGCATGACGGAAAAGAAGCCGAGGGGATCGTTTTCTTTGTAAGTAGTGTCAACCAAATGTGTTTTGACGTCACTTCTCATATTGTACTGTgtataatttatttgtaaaatacttcagtcatttttaaacttaCCACTTTAAAAAGCGCTTACGGGAAAGTCCTCCCATTTCTTGAATGCTTTACTGACCAGCTTGTCATTTGCCTTTTTTGTGCACATCAATAAAGGGTGTAACCAGTCTGTTCGTGAGTTCTGCTTAcctaaacagcattttacattaccagcaaaacaattttaaaaatctgatttaatgTGCTTTTCACAATCGCAAAGgaacaattcatttttacatgaccattttccaacataTATATTcagtaaacaggctgtttttttactgtgcttCAAGACttatatataaaagcaataagccacaagagaGGCCATACGCTGCTGTGATTTTATCGAGAGGAtaattcaaatcaaataaaaaaaattatatatatatatatatatatatatatatatatatataaaaaggtgTGAAATAGAGGGAGTCCTGGTGGGGTCTGGGAAATGTGTATGAATTTTAAAATAAGTCTTTAATTGCTATTTTGTATTGTGGTAGTGTAACAGAGATGTGAAGTAGTTTTAGAGCAGTGggatcaccccccccccccaccttaaTCACCAGCGTCCTAGTTAATCTGCTAACAGTTACGaagaataatattttattttattacattcattAAAACTATCTGAGTTGATTGTGAAGGGGCCTTTAGAAAGAGACTTAAGTAGATAACGCCTGTACTTGCCAATGTATTTGTTCCAATCAGATGTGTAGTAAGGTGGGGTTGCTCTGAACAGCCTTATTTAATAGAAGGCCAATATTGCTGATTGTTGTAATTCCACggtatttcatagttttgatgtcaCCATTATcgaaaaatgtggaaaataataaagaaaagctCTTCTAACAGTAGGTGTGTCCATGAATCATGTCAATGTAAAAGCAAGGAACAGATACAAAATGCTTGTTGAATTTGCTTTTAACTACAACCTTTGcttgaaaaaaggaaatataaatCCCTCTTTTTTGGCAAGGAGAACACAAAAAACAGTCCTTGAAggaaaattaaatcaaatggCTAATCAAAAATAGCTGGAATCATCAGATTATTTTGATTATGAAATacttgtgctaaataataaaaacattctaTCCCACTATTCTTGGTTGCTTTTGTGTTTAACAGTGATCGGTATGCTTGTCATCCACAGATCAAGCTCACTCAGATCTTTACCACTCGGCTGTGGTCTTAACCATAATGGTCTGTGTCCTTggggagaaccatttttgagtCTGGTTTTATTGGGATGCTCATTTAACTCTGGAAAAGAGCTCTGCTGGGTTCTGTCAGACCCTTCCATTCTCCTGATAGTACATGCTGACGTGAGAGATGAACATCTGCCTGGAAAAGATGGCTTCACACTGACTCTTCTCCTGGGGGCCGAGATTGGAGCCTGTCCCGAAGACCTGCACCTCTGGTTGAATCTGGATTCACTAGATTGACTTTGGGCTCTGTTTATTCCAGAATTTGTTGTGCTTATGCAGAGTCTCTGTGTGACCTGGGTAAGGGATTCAAAACAAAGAGGAGCCAATGGACCTGCTGTAGATGTGTCGGATCTTTCTGTGCTTTGCAAGGCAGGTGCCCTGGCAGTCTGAGCCAGCAGGCCAAAACCTGGAATGAACAGCTCAGATCGCTGCTGATCAATAAGGCTAGGCTTGGCACCATTAGAAGGAATGACGGGTGCCTGGACCCCAACAGCATTCCATGTGAGGGGGTTGTAGATGACTTGCCAGTCCAGTGGGCAGCAGACAGACTGGTGTAACCATGCGTCGATACACCCAGTATGGAACTGCAGTgccagaaaaagagagggagcagCAGTTTGGTATTGATACTGTCCTTATGCCTTACCACTAGGCTTTCTTAGTGACTTTGTTGATACAGTTAGTGATGAATTATGAAGACTGCCATCATGCTGTCTCTTTAACAGGAGTCTCACAGATATAAGGATAAGAATATAACTCGGTTGCTTAGTTCGTTAGCTCACTTG from the Pygocentrus nattereri isolate fPygNat1 chromosome 30, fPygNat1.pri, whole genome shotgun sequence genome contains:
- the LOC108442268 gene encoding protein FAM171B, yielding MAEVAAYLLLFVVLIFCEDGELGGARAGLLPHGPASPTRDNGSNAATASPTEPAESSSLTLKVWVKDASSQRYLSGAQVRVFVNGSQLHSSQTQENGEVLLTVSYQLGVTLTLVASMDAYVPAQLPWKTTKMPIFSAVTMSLVPQTQGNIWLFEDTVLITRKTSDLSSQPSVQFPKSLLSLPENTSISMVTAYLTVPTPPPEKDNHFCTVGVLNNKGVSGYRTVKLCPVAMLSTQLLSGGKEIDIRGPIQLTIPLPYHTHFQASDSLPAWTFDKTTGTWVKKGFGSVRRERNGLVWTYVAPHLGNWIAAPSPSSSGYLGHATSMDFISYHTYLLVGILGGTLVIVIGFLSVILCHCRDLNHVTERRRRNSTKLSVLKKDQTTSTSSDEVPEPLYHSGDRSYPMASRGVGHPDVSASPRHQANYNIYVENVCRPVGNLYENIGTAGLESLRAPVPNLYVNSDEVARLREMSEKSTSWQAPGESVVYRDKLFHIYNQPVAVVQAPELFTAQGQTDSTGSRCATFPRNGMEHGAQAERNFKDSFTQTLPKVPQQDSDEQPALEGPQTSTANPGIWGRYSHLLESVSVPGTLNEAAGMGPFHGELQGISEQTLLELSKAKPSPHPPRAWFVSLDGKPAAQVRHSVIELQGRHRPGSSNDTSLDSGVDMNELQQSVRKNDREGPSITNMPKAVGGRGHEEQDLSSSEIGSPEDASLRNTLEGSSAAIPNIPEDKDAGDTSSESRSTPPPRRLRKVRDKKPDKKATRHMREERPQTKR